A genome region from Struthio camelus isolate bStrCam1 chromosome 26, bStrCam1.hap1, whole genome shotgun sequence includes the following:
- the GNA11 gene encoding guanine nucleotide-binding protein subunit alpha-11: protein MTLESMMACCLSDEVKESKRINAEIEKQLRRDKRDARRELKLLLLGTGESGKSTFIKQMRIIHGSGYSEEDKKGFTKLVYQNIFTAMQSMIRAMETLKILYKYEQNKANAVLIREVDVEKVMTFEQPYVSAIKTLWNDPGIQECYDRRREYQLSDSAKYYLSDVDRIATPGYLPTQQDVLRVRVPTTGIIEYPFDLENIIFRMVDVGGQRSERRKWIHCFENVTSIMFLVALSEYDQVLVESDNENRMEESKALFRTIITYPWFQNSSVILFLNKKDLLEDKILYSHLVDYFPEFDGPQRDAQAAREFILKMFVDLNPDSDKIIYSHFTCATDTENIRFVFAAVKDTILQLNLKEYNLV, encoded by the exons atGACTCTGGAGTCCATGATGGCCTGTTGCCTGAGCGACGAGGTGAAGGAGTCGAAGCGCATCAACGCCGAGATCGAGAAGCAGCTGCGGAGGGACAAGCGCGACGCCCGCCGcgagctgaagctgctgctgctgg GCACTGGGGAAAGTGGGAAAAGCACGTTCATTAAGCAGATGCGTATAATTCATGGCTCAGGATACTctgaagaagacaaaaaaggCTTCACCAAGCTGGTATACCAAAACATCTTTACTGCCATGCAGTCTATGATCAGGGCCATGGAAACCCTGAAGATTCTGTACAAATATGAACAGAACAAG gCCAATGCAGTGCTGATCCGGGAAGTGGATGTAGAAAAGGTCATGACATTTGAGCAACCATATGTAAGTGCAATTAAGACTTTGTGGAACGACCCTGGAATCCAAGAGTGTTATGACAGGAGAAGAGAATATCAGCTTTCTGACTCGGCTAAATA CTATCTTAGTGATGTGGATCGTATCGCTACCCCAGGATATCTACCAACTCAGCAAGATGTGCTACGGGTTAGAGTTCCTACAACCGGCATCATAGAGTACCCCTTTGACCTAGAGAATATTATCTTCAG AATGGTGGATGTCGGAGGTCAAAGGTCAGAACGAAGGAAGTGGATCCATTGCTTTGAAAACGTAACTTCCATCATGTTTTTGGTAGCACTTAGTGAATATGACCAAGTTCTGGTGGAGTCTGATAATGAG AATCGGATGGAAGAGAGTAAAGCCCTCTTTCGAACCATTATCACTTATCCCTGGTTCCAAAACTCTTCTGTTATCCTCTTCCTCAACAAGAAAGATCTTTTGGAAGACAAGATTCTGTATTCCCATCTTGTTGACTATTTCCCAGAATTTGATG gcccacagagggATGCACAGGCAGCCCGTGAGTTCATCCTTAAGATGTTTGTGGATTTAAATCCAGACAGCGACAAAATCATCTATTCTCACTTCACATGCGCCACAGACACAGAAAACATCCGTTTCGTCTTTGCAGCTGTCAAGGACACCATCCTACAGCTCAACCTGAAGGAGTACAACCTGGTTTGA